The following proteins come from a genomic window of Limosilactobacillus reuteri:
- the rpsK gene encoding 30S ribosomal protein S11: protein MATKKGTRKRRAKKNVETGVAHIHSTFNNTLIMITDVQGNAVAWSSAGVLGFKGSRKSTPFAAQMASEAAAKQAMEHGMKTVEVEVKGPGSGREAAIRALQATGLEVTAIRDVTPVPHNGSRPPKRRRV, encoded by the coding sequence ATGGCAACCAAAAAAGGTACGCGTAAGCGTCGTGCAAAAAAGAATGTTGAAACTGGTGTTGCGCACATTCACTCAACATTTAATAACACTTTGATCATGATTACTGACGTTCAAGGTAACGCTGTAGCATGGTCCTCAGCTGGTGTTTTAGGCTTTAAGGGAAGTCGGAAGTCCACTCCATTTGCTGCTCAAATGGCTTCAGAAGCTGCTGCTAAGCAAGCTATGGAACATGGTATGAAGACTGTTGAAGTTGAAGTTAAGGGTCCAGGTTCAGGTCGTGAAGCTGCTATCCGTGCACTTCAAGCAACTGGATTGGAAGTTACTGCTATTCGTGATGTAACACCTGTTCCTCACAATGGTTCTCGTCCTCCAAAGCGTCGTCGTGTTTAA
- the rpsM gene encoding 30S ribosomal protein S13, with product MARIAGVDLPRDKRIVIGLTYIFGIGNSTAKKILENAGVSEDIRVRDLTPDQEEKIRAQVDQIQVEGDLRREVSMNIKRLQEIGSYRGMRHRRGLPVRGQHTKNNARTRKGKAVAIANKKK from the coding sequence ATGGCTCGTATTGCAGGTGTCGATTTACCTCGTGACAAGCGAATCGTAATCGGCTTAACATATATTTTTGGTATTGGTAATTCTACTGCTAAGAAGATTCTTGAAAACGCTGGTGTATCAGAAGATATCCGTGTTCGTGATTTGACTCCAGATCAAGAAGAAAAGATTCGTGCACAAGTAGATCAAATTCAAGTTGAAGGTGATTTACGGCGTGAAGTTTCAATGAATATCAAGCGTCTTCAAGAAATTGGATCATACCGTGGTATGCGTCACCGTCGTGGCCTACCTGTTCGTGGTCAACACACTAAGAACAATGCTCGTACTCGTAAGGGTAAGGCTGTAGCTATCGCTAATAAGAAGAAGTAG
- the rpmJ gene encoding 50S ribosomal protein L36 → MKVRPSVKKMCEHCKIVKRNGRVMVICSANPKHKQRQGK, encoded by the coding sequence ATGAAAGTAAGACCATCTGTTAAAAAGATGTGTGAGCACTGCAAGATCGTTAAGCGTAATGGTCGTGTTATGGTTATTTGCTCTGCTAACCCAAAGCATAAGCAACGTCAAGGTAAGTAA
- the infA gene encoding translation initiation factor IF-1, translating into MAKADVIEVEGKVTETLPNAMFKVELENGAEILAHVSGKIRMYYIKILPGDRVKVEMSPYDLTKGRITFRFK; encoded by the coding sequence GTGGCAAAAGCCGATGTAATTGAAGTAGAAGGTAAAGTAACTGAAACTTTGCCTAATGCAATGTTTAAAGTTGAATTGGAAAACGGAGCAGAAATTTTAGCACATGTTTCTGGTAAAATTCGGATGTACTACATTAAAATTTTACCGGGAGATCGTGTTAAAGTAGAAATGTCTCCATATGACCTTACAAAGGGTCGGATTACTTTCCGGTTCAAGTAG
- a CDS encoding adenylate kinase produces the protein MSMNLVLMGLPGAGKGTQAQKIVDDFPVPHISTGDIFRAAMKNETPMGIEAKKYIDKGELVPDEVTNGIVKERLAQDDTKDGFMLDGFPRNLNQAAALDKMLAESNRHLDAVINIHVEPDVLVERLSGRFICRNCGATYHKLYNAPKVEGTCDVCGHHEFYQRDDDKPETVKNRLDVNIKLNTPLVDYYQKKGVLHEINGEQDIDKVYEDIKKVLTNLK, from the coding sequence ATGAGTATGAATCTTGTATTAATGGGTCTTCCAGGTGCCGGTAAAGGTACTCAAGCTCAAAAGATCGTTGATGATTTTCCAGTTCCTCATATCTCAACTGGAGATATTTTTCGGGCAGCCATGAAGAATGAAACTCCCATGGGAATTGAAGCTAAGAAATATATTGATAAAGGTGAACTTGTTCCGGACGAAGTTACTAACGGTATCGTTAAGGAACGGTTAGCTCAAGATGATACTAAAGATGGCTTTATGCTGGATGGATTTCCTCGTAATCTTAACCAAGCAGCAGCTTTGGATAAGATGTTAGCAGAGAGTAATCGGCATCTTGATGCTGTGATCAATATTCACGTTGAACCGGATGTATTGGTAGAACGTTTAAGTGGACGTTTTATTTGTCGTAACTGTGGAGCAACTTATCATAAGCTTTATAATGCTCCTAAAGTTGAAGGCACATGTGACGTTTGTGGTCATCATGAATTTTATCAGCGTGATGATGATAAGCCTGAAACGGTTAAGAATCGTCTAGATGTTAATATTAAGTTGAACACACCACTGGTAGACTATTACCAAAAGAAAGGTGTTTTGCACGAAATTAATGGTGAACAAGATATCGATAAAGTTTACGAAGATATCAAGAAAGTATTAACAAACCTAAAGTAG
- the secY gene encoding preprotein translocase subunit SecY has translation MFTAVKNAFKVKDIRKKIFFTLFVLIVYRIGAAITVPGVNAAALQEISSTGLASILNTFSGGGLENYSLFAMGVSPYITAQIVVQLLQMDIVPRFVEWSKQGEVGRRKLNQATRWLTIVLGFIQSIGITAGFNALSTIRLVNHPGVQTYLTIGLILTAGTMFATWMGDMITERGLGNGVSMLIFAGIVAQMPGGIRQLWDDQIAGESGSALWMGIGFVTLVIVAILIIVAFVTWVQQAERRLPIQYTRRTTTSPSSSYLPLKINVSGVIPVIFAGSFISTPQTILMAFQQNHGGDSWYQIMTTIFNMQSGPGIALYVFLIVVFTFFYAFVQVNPEKLAENLQKQGSYISGVRPGKGTQDYVSSLLMRLSTVGSLFLGLISLIPLIASNVWNLSQSIGLGGTSLLIIVQIALDVVRQLNGLTMKREYIGFIREPKGGND, from the coding sequence TTGTTCACAGCCGTCAAAAATGCATTCAAGGTAAAAGATATCCGTAAAAAGATTTTCTTTACATTGTTTGTATTGATTGTCTATCGGATTGGGGCAGCGATTACCGTTCCTGGAGTTAACGCTGCTGCTTTGCAGGAAATCTCCTCAACCGGTTTAGCATCAATCCTCAATACCTTTAGTGGTGGTGGATTGGAGAATTACTCTTTATTTGCAATGGGAGTTTCTCCATATATTACTGCGCAAATTGTTGTTCAACTATTACAAATGGATATTGTTCCGCGTTTTGTTGAATGGAGTAAACAAGGAGAAGTAGGACGGCGAAAACTTAATCAAGCAACCCGATGGTTAACGATTGTACTTGGATTTATTCAATCAATCGGTATTACCGCCGGGTTTAATGCATTGAGTACTATTCGTTTGGTTAATCACCCTGGTGTTCAAACGTATTTAACAATCGGTTTAATTTTAACTGCAGGTACAATGTTTGCTACTTGGATGGGAGACATGATTACTGAACGTGGATTGGGTAATGGTGTTTCCATGTTAATTTTTGCTGGTATTGTTGCGCAAATGCCAGGTGGAATTCGTCAGTTATGGGATGACCAAATTGCTGGTGAATCTGGTTCTGCTTTGTGGATGGGAATTGGATTTGTTACTCTTGTTATTGTTGCAATTTTAATTATTGTAGCATTTGTTACATGGGTACAACAGGCGGAAAGACGTCTACCAATTCAATACACAAGACGAACCACTACTTCACCATCCAGTAGTTATCTTCCTTTGAAGATTAACGTATCAGGTGTTATTCCTGTTATTTTTGCTGGTTCTTTTATCTCAACCCCGCAAACTATTCTTATGGCTTTCCAGCAAAACCATGGTGGGGATAGTTGGTATCAAATCATGACGACCATTTTTAACATGCAATCTGGTCCTGGGATCGCACTGTATGTATTTTTGATTGTTGTATTTACCTTTTTTTATGCCTTTGTTCAGGTTAACCCAGAAAAACTTGCTGAGAATTTGCAAAAGCAAGGAAGTTATATTTCTGGGGTACGTCCTGGAAAGGGTACACAAGACTATGTTTCTTCATTGTTAATGCGATTGAGTACAGTAGGTTCATTATTCTTAGGATTGATCTCCTTAATTCCGTTAATTGCAAGTAACGTATGGAACCTAAGTCAGTCAATTGGTTTAGGTGGTACAAGCTTACTGATTATCGTACAAATTGCTTTAGATGTTGTTCGGCAGTTGAACGGACTAACAATGAAGCGCGAATATATTGGATTTATTCGAGAACCTAAAGGAGGAAATGACTAA
- the rplO gene encoding 50S ribosomal protein L15, producing MKLNELKPAAGSRSKRLRKGRGLSSGHGFTSGRGTKGQKAHGKTRLGFEGGQMPLYRQIPKRGFTNINRKEYAIVNLASLNKFDDGTEVTPQLLMESGLVKNLKSGIKILGSGKLEKKLTVKANKFSASAVSAIETAGGKTEVM from the coding sequence ATGAAGTTAAACGAATTGAAGCCAGCTGCTGGTTCTCGTTCTAAGCGTCTTCGTAAGGGTCGTGGACTTTCATCAGGACACGGTTTTACATCTGGACGTGGTACTAAGGGGCAAAAGGCTCATGGAAAGACCCGTTTAGGATTTGAAGGGGGTCAAATGCCACTTTACCGGCAAATTCCAAAGCGTGGATTTACCAACATTAACCGGAAAGAATACGCAATTGTTAACTTGGCATCATTAAACAAGTTTGATGATGGTACAGAAGTTACTCCACAATTATTGATGGAAAGCGGCTTAGTTAAGAACTTGAAGAGCGGCATCAAGATTCTTGGTAGCGGTAAGCTTGAAAAGAAATTAACTGTTAAGGCTAATAAGTTTTCTGCTTCTGCAGTTTCTGCAATTGAAACTGCCGGTGGTAAAACTGAGGTGATGTAG
- the rpmD gene encoding 50S ribosomal protein L30, protein MAQVKVTLIHSVAHRQPTQRRTVKALGLGKINSSVILPDNAATRGQIFKIAHLVSVEEVK, encoded by the coding sequence ATGGCTCAAGTAAAAGTTACCTTAATTCACAGTGTTGCCCACCGACAACCTACTCAACGTCGTACTGTTAAGGCATTGGGATTAGGTAAGATCAATAGCTCAGTTATCTTACCAGATAATGCGGCAACACGCGGTCAAATTTTTAAGATCGCTCACTTGGTTTCTGTTGAAGAAGTTAAGTAA
- the rpsE gene encoding 30S ribosomal protein S5, with translation MASSEFIDPAKLDLDDQVVAINRITKVVKGGRRMRFAALVIVGDRKGHVGFGTGKAQEVPEAIRKAQAAAEKNLITVPIVGTTIPHEVIGVYGGGKIMLKPAVEGSGVAAGGAVRNVMDLAGVPDVTSKRLGSNTPVNVVRATFEGLKQLKNAEEVAKLRGVSVDHLAE, from the coding sequence ATGGCATCATCAGAATTCATTGATCCAGCAAAGCTGGATTTAGACGATCAAGTTGTAGCCATCAACCGGATTACTAAGGTTGTAAAGGGTGGACGTCGTATGCGTTTTGCTGCTTTAGTAATTGTTGGTGACCGTAAAGGTCATGTTGGTTTTGGTACTGGTAAGGCTCAAGAAGTTCCAGAAGCTATTCGTAAAGCTCAAGCTGCTGCTGAAAAGAACTTGATTACTGTCCCTATCGTTGGAACTACTATTCCACACGAAGTTATTGGTGTATACGGCGGTGGAAAGATCATGTTAAAGCCAGCTGTTGAAGGTTCTGGAGTTGCTGCCGGTGGTGCGGTTCGTAATGTTATGGACCTTGCCGGTGTTCCGGACGTTACTTCTAAACGTCTTGGCTCTAACACACCTGTTAATGTTGTTCGTGCAACGTTTGAAGGTTTGAAGCAATTAAAGAACGCTGAAGAAGTTGCAAAGTTACGTGGTGTTTCAGTAGACCACTTAGCAGAATAA
- the rplR gene encoding 50S ribosomal protein L18 — MISKPDKNKIRQRRHLRVRGKISGTAERPRLSVYRSNKNIYAQLIDDVKGVTLASASTNDSEVSGKTKTEQASGVGALIAKRANEKNITEVVFDRGGYLYHGRVQALAEAARENGLKF; from the coding sequence GTGATTTCTAAACCAGACAAGAACAAGATCCGTCAACGTCGTCATTTGCGCGTTCGCGGTAAGATTTCTGGTACTGCGGAGCGCCCACGCTTAAGTGTTTACCGTTCAAACAAAAACATTTACGCTCAATTAATTGATGACGTAAAGGGTGTGACGCTCGCAAGTGCCTCCACAAATGATAGTGAAGTAAGTGGAAAGACTAAGACTGAACAAGCTAGTGGTGTAGGAGCATTAATTGCTAAACGCGCTAACGAAAAGAACATTACTGAAGTTGTGTTTGATCGTGGTGGATACCTTTACCATGGACGTGTTCAAGCCTTGGCTGAAGCTGCTCGTGAAAACGGACTTAAATTCTAA
- the rplF gene encoding 50S ribosomal protein L6, with product MSRIGYKEIDLPSGVEISQDGNVVTVKGPKGTLSREISPLIKMTIDGNVVKFDRDADTNKLKMLHGTTRANVNNMVEGVINGYKKVLKLVGVGYRAQLKGNKLILTVGYSNPVEMDKPEDVEINVPDNTTIELSSINKEHLGNFAAEVRAVRSPEPYKGKGIRYENEHIIRKEGKTGK from the coding sequence ATGAGTCGTATTGGTTACAAAGAAATTGATTTGCCAAGTGGTGTTGAAATTTCTCAAGATGGTAATGTAGTTACTGTTAAAGGTCCTAAGGGTACTTTATCTCGTGAAATTTCACCATTAATCAAAATGACTATTGATGGTAACGTTGTAAAGTTTGATCGTGATGCTGATACTAATAAGTTAAAGATGTTACACGGAACTACTCGTGCTAATGTTAACAACATGGTTGAAGGTGTTATTAATGGTTACAAGAAGGTTCTTAAGCTTGTTGGTGTTGGTTACCGTGCTCAACTCAAGGGTAACAAGTTGATTTTAACTGTTGGTTACTCAAACCCAGTTGAAATGGATAAGCCAGAAGATGTTGAAATTAATGTACCCGACAATACTACTATCGAATTAAGCTCAATTAACAAGGAACACCTTGGAAATTTTGCTGCTGAAGTTCGTGCTGTACGTTCACCTGAACCATACAAAGGTAAGGGTATTCGTTACGAAAACGAACATATTATCCGTAAGGAAGGTAAGACTGGTAAGTAA